One Oncorhynchus kisutch isolate 150728-3 linkage group LG11, Okis_V2, whole genome shotgun sequence genomic region harbors:
- the ppp1r3g gene encoding protein phosphatase 1 regulatory subunit 3G, which translates to MSDSALLRDSKQCSPNSGGTMLSGSEDEPTENGDEDLEDGLILPPEMYKKDRRRAKSLPAYPEQAMLFEEIANNGRKRVKFADSMGLDLASVKHFSTAEDPKIPSKVLSRLQSFLPQPQDREYTIGDLCVNLKSTLTMNRLIPTFKMPVEADDFETKVLQRHVHLEKVTITQFDIRGQIRTNTQNCCKREVGVRYTFNEWLSFVNAQAIPMPFDENTVGERYTFTMYTPPFLDPSSSVHFAVYTRNDQGEFWDNNHGQNYTLKYHCAGMPTYESAAFHAT; encoded by the coding sequence ATGTCCGATTCAGCCCTCCTGCGTGATTCCAAGCAGTGTTCTCCAAATTCAGGGGGAACCATGCTATCAGGGAGTGAAGATGAGCCAACGGAGAATGGTGACGAGGACTTGGAAGATGGCTTAATCCTACCACCAGAAATGTATAAGAAAGACAGGCGAAGGGCGAAATCTCTGCCCGCATATCCGGAGCAGGCTATGCTTTTTGAAGAAATAGCCAATAACGGCCGAAAACGGGTGAAGTTCGCAGACTCCATGGGGCTTGATTTAGCAAGCGTGAAGCACTTCAGCACAGCAGAAGACCCGAAAATCCCTTCCAAAGTTTTGTCGAGATTGCAGAGCTTTCTCCCTCAACCACAGGACCGAGAGTATACAATCGGGGACCTGTGCGTAAACTTGAAATCTACCTTGACCATGAACCGTCTCATCCCAACTTTCAAGATGCCAGTTGAGGCTGATGATTTTGAAACCAAGGTATTGCAGCGGCACGTCCACCTGGAGAAGGTGACCATCACTCAGTTTGACATCCGTGGGCAGATTCGGACGAATACTCAAAACTGTTGCAAGAGGGAAGTTGGTGTGAGGTACACATTCAACGAGTGGCTCTCTTTCGTGAACGCGCAGGCGATACCCATGCCTTTCGATGAGAATACAGTCGGTGAGCGCTACACATTTACCATGTACACACCTCCATTCCTAGACCCATCTTCCTCTGTGCACTTCGCCGTGTACACCAGGAATGACCAGGGCGAGTTTTGGGATAACAACCATGGACAAAACTATACCTTGAAGTATCACTGTGCGGGTATGCCGACCTACGAGAGCGCAGCATTCCATGCCACCTGA